In Gordonia phthalatica, one genomic interval encodes:
- a CDS encoding ABC transporter ATP-binding protein → MVRKAIDAPAAPTGRLRPREFAAIAVFSGLTVVPAVIVSVVPLAAALGFMTPVPIALLAARTRVRAVIAAIVTTVAVTFVVTGLGPAFAVLASAVMGGLVGEVHRRGGRATAMFLMSLIAAPIIAGMSVLLMWVLVPLRKLALEILDNILSGVAKTFRAVRFEAGGNAIDWLAQHIIDNWWLWMWIPGIIGCLLTLWIAGWLLTKVLDRLREVPLEDTLEVASIVDGDRPVAPLPLRMAGVGYTYPGSDRQVLSGIDLALTAGEFVAVVGANGSGKSTLSKLLSGVEPTISVIDRPGAPGLGRQGGTALVLQRPEAQMLGARVADDLVWGLPEGTEVDVDGLLAEVGLAGLGDRETTDLSGGQQQRLAVAAALARDPRLLIADEVTSMVDPAGRADLIAILAQLPMRRGITVVLITHRDSEARAADRVIHLEGGRVVEHHPSWMHPEAISPPLPQRYDDAGEPLLVVKGLQHTYLIGSPWEVTALKSVNLRVNRGDGVLIVGGNGSGKSTLAWILAGLIKPTEGTVLLGDEPTHERVGDVGLGFQHARLQLQKATVADEIMAVGGIEVGTAEVGHVLDLVTLPREIAARRVDALSGGQMRRVVLASLIASKPDLLVLDEPLAGLDPQAREEVLAVLAGLREKGATIIIISHDLEALDKVCNRRIELVDGVLEGGL, encoded by the coding sequence GTGGTCAGGAAAGCAATCGACGCTCCAGCAGCGCCGACGGGACGTCTGCGTCCGCGCGAGTTCGCGGCGATCGCCGTGTTCAGCGGCCTGACGGTGGTTCCCGCGGTCATCGTGTCCGTGGTCCCGCTCGCCGCTGCCTTGGGATTCATGACGCCGGTGCCGATCGCGCTGCTCGCGGCTCGGACGCGGGTCCGCGCGGTCATCGCCGCGATCGTCACGACGGTCGCCGTCACCTTCGTCGTCACCGGACTCGGTCCGGCGTTCGCCGTGCTCGCGTCGGCGGTGATGGGCGGGCTGGTCGGCGAGGTGCACCGTCGCGGCGGCCGTGCGACGGCGATGTTCCTCATGTCGTTGATCGCGGCACCGATCATCGCGGGGATGTCGGTCCTGCTGATGTGGGTGCTGGTGCCCCTTCGCAAGCTGGCCCTGGAGATTCTCGACAACATCCTGTCCGGCGTGGCGAAGACGTTCCGTGCGGTCCGGTTCGAGGCGGGCGGCAACGCGATCGACTGGCTCGCCCAGCACATCATCGACAACTGGTGGCTGTGGATGTGGATTCCGGGCATCATCGGCTGCCTGCTGACGCTGTGGATCGCCGGCTGGCTGCTGACCAAGGTGCTCGACCGACTCCGCGAAGTCCCGCTCGAGGACACTCTCGAGGTCGCGAGCATCGTCGACGGAGACCGCCCCGTCGCCCCGCTGCCGCTGCGCATGGCGGGGGTGGGCTACACGTACCCCGGCTCCGACCGGCAGGTGCTGTCCGGGATCGACCTGGCACTGACCGCGGGCGAGTTCGTCGCCGTCGTGGGCGCCAACGGCTCGGGGAAGTCGACGCTGTCGAAACTCCTCTCGGGCGTCGAACCGACCATCAGCGTGATCGACCGGCCCGGGGCTCCCGGCCTCGGCCGCCAGGGCGGCACCGCGCTGGTCCTGCAACGACCCGAAGCGCAGATGCTCGGCGCCCGCGTCGCAGACGACCTGGTGTGGGGCCTGCCGGAGGGCACCGAGGTGGACGTCGACGGGTTGCTCGCCGAGGTCGGTCTGGCCGGCCTCGGCGACCGCGAGACGACCGACCTGTCCGGAGGCCAGCAGCAGCGGCTGGCGGTCGCGGCGGCCCTCGCCCGCGATCCGCGCCTGCTGATCGCCGACGAGGTGACCTCGATGGTCGACCCGGCGGGACGCGCCGACCTGATCGCGATCCTCGCCCAGTTGCCGATGCGCCGCGGCATCACCGTCGTGCTCATCACCCACCGCGACAGCGAGGCCCGCGCCGCCGACCGGGTGATCCACCTGGAGGGCGGGCGCGTCGTCGAACACCATCCGAGCTGGATGCATCCCGAGGCCATCAGCCCGCCGCTGCCGCAGCGGTACGACGATGCCGGGGAGCCGCTCCTGGTGGTGAAGGGCCTGCAGCACACCTATCTGATCGGTTCGCCGTGGGAGGTCACCGCGCTCAAGTCGGTGAACCTGCGCGTCAACCGGGGCGACGGCGTGCTGATCGTCGGCGGCAACGGATCCGGGAAGTCCACGCTCGCGTGGATTCTGGCCGGGCTGATCAAGCCGACCGAGGGCACCGTCCTGCTCGGCGACGAGCCGACCCACGAGCGGGTCGGCGACGTCGGCCTCGGCTTCCAGCACGCCCGCCTGCAACTCCAGAAGGCGACTGTCGCCGACGAGATCATGGCGGTCGGCGGCATCGAGGTCGGCACCGCCGAGGTGGGCCACGTGCTCGACCTCGTCACCCTGCCCCGCGAGATCGCGGCCCGTCGCGTCGACGCCCTGTCGGGCGGACAGATGCGCCGCGTGGTCCTGGCCTCGCTGATCGCCTCGAAACCCGACCTGCTGGTGCTCGACGAGCCGCTCGCCGGCCTCGACCCGCAGGCGCGCGAGGAGGTGCTCGCCGTCCTCGCCGGGCTGCGCGAGAAGGGCGCGACGATCATCATCATCTCGCACGACCTGGAGGCCCTCGACAAGGTGTGCAACCGACGGATCGAACTGGTCGACGGCGTGCTGGAAGGCGGTCTCTGA
- a CDS encoding superoxide dismutase codes for MAEYTLPELDYDYGALEPHISGKIMELHHSKHHAAYVKGANTALEKLAEAREDGTIAGKVFGLSANLSFHLGGHTNHSIFWKNLSPNGGDKPVGDLADAIDNDFGSFDKFQAHFTAAATTLQGSGWAILGWDTIGQRLVIEQLTDQSGNTSAALIPVVMLDMWEHAFYLDYQNVKPDYVKAWWNIVNWADAGERFDRARTQGNGLIVPA; via the coding sequence GTGGCTGAATACACTCTGCCTGAGTTGGACTACGACTACGGCGCGCTGGAGCCGCACATCTCCGGCAAGATCATGGAGCTCCACCACAGCAAGCACCACGCTGCTTACGTGAAGGGCGCCAACACCGCTCTCGAGAAGCTGGCCGAGGCTCGTGAAGACGGCACCATCGCAGGCAAGGTCTTCGGACTGTCTGCGAACCTGTCGTTCCACCTCGGCGGCCACACCAACCACTCCATCTTCTGGAAGAACCTGTCGCCCAACGGTGGCGACAAGCCGGTGGGCGACCTCGCCGACGCCATCGACAACGACTTCGGCAGCTTCGACAAGTTCCAGGCGCACTTCACCGCCGCAGCCACCACCCTGCAGGGCAGCGGCTGGGCCATCCTCGGCTGGGACACCATCGGCCAGCGCCTCGTCATCGAGCAGCTGACCGACCAGAGCGGCAACACCTCCGCCGCCCTGATCCCCGTCGTCATGCTCGACATGTGGGAGCACGCCTTCTATCTCGACTACCAGAACGTGAAGCCGGACTACGTCAAGGCTTGGTGGAACATCGTGAACTGGGCCGACGCCGGCGAGCGCTTCGATCGCGCACGCACCCAGGGCAACGGCCTCATCGTCCCGGCCTGA
- the msrA gene encoding peptide-methionine (S)-S-oxide reductase MsrA — protein sequence MSLFDRIMAAADVKRVMVSRDDALPGRAAPMPVPAEHLVLHRPLRGEPDETGAYGPAGIGDWGPDLRTVVLAGGCFWGFEEIFWQLPGVVSTAVGYAGGYTPNPTYEEVCTARTGHAEAVLVVYDPKQLSFDTLIQTFYTAHDPTQEMRQGNDIGTQYRSAVFTFDEAENEVAVAAARRFEPVLAAAGYGPVTSEISLMSDAGDGTFYYAEGYHQQYLFTNPNGYRCHAPTGLTFPEAG from the coding sequence ATGAGCTTGTTCGATCGGATCATGGCCGCAGCCGATGTGAAACGCGTGATGGTGAGTCGCGACGACGCGCTGCCCGGGCGGGCCGCGCCGATGCCCGTTCCGGCCGAGCACCTGGTGCTGCACCGTCCGCTGCGCGGTGAGCCCGACGAGACGGGTGCCTACGGCCCCGCCGGGATCGGCGACTGGGGCCCGGATCTGCGCACGGTGGTGCTCGCCGGCGGCTGCTTCTGGGGCTTCGAGGAGATCTTCTGGCAGCTCCCCGGCGTGGTGAGCACCGCGGTCGGCTACGCCGGCGGCTACACGCCGAATCCGACGTACGAGGAGGTGTGCACGGCGCGGACCGGTCACGCCGAAGCCGTGCTCGTCGTCTACGACCCGAAGCAGTTGAGCTTCGACACGCTGATCCAGACGTTCTACACGGCGCACGATCCGACGCAGGAGATGCGGCAGGGCAACGACATCGGCACCCAGTACCGGTCGGCCGTGTTCACATTCGACGAGGCCGAGAACGAGGTGGCGGTCGCTGCGGCCCGCCGCTTCGAGCCCGTGCTCGCCGCCGCCGGGTACGGGCCGGTGACCAGTGAGATCTCGCTGATGTCCGACGCGGGCGACGGAACCTTCTACTACGCGGAGGGCTACCACCAGCAGTACCTCTTCACGAACCCCAACGGATACCGCTGCCACGCGCCGACGGGGCTCACCTTCCCCGAAGCCGGGTGA
- a CDS encoding TM0106 family RecB-like putative nuclease → MGSAILGARNLTGCEHRLALDFASSEAAARTGETAEANRRIEAAQSHRRHVIDALRQFQSHRQAGAVVLVDEPDHRGRVAATRAAMDAGAEWILQASLPTDAQRGRRGHAEALVRQGDGYVPIIIVNHRVTTPIAEPREGETPSLQTSPLSGWEPAPDPTRSFRSQRRDVMRLAQLAAMLDDLGRLHAPRDEALGGLIGLDADCIVAIPLGEVADDYDAIFTRRRAIAEGLIPTAPRKVSECRSCHWWPRCEAELVQQRDVSLVVGGNQGTVLRDIGVVTIDQLADYRGREPEDWVGSTKFPDTIVSAKSWVRDIPLVRRRERPRVRRADVEVDVDMESFSERGAYLWGTLLTDNTNPERPVVYRPFVTWDPLPTRDEGRSFAEFWAWLMSERNAAHQAGKTFAAYCYSQHAENRWLRGSADRFGDMPGVPSRKTVDAFIASDEWVDIFEAVGDNFVCPRGKGLKRIAPVAGFGWRDDEAGGEASMEWYAAAVALDGAELDLSQRDRLLEYNEDDVQATKVLREWIAGDDVLRLPLAADLLAENSGA, encoded by the coding sequence GTGGGATCTGCGATTCTTGGCGCGCGGAACCTCACGGGCTGTGAACACCGACTGGCACTCGATTTCGCGTCCTCCGAGGCTGCCGCCCGAACGGGGGAGACCGCCGAGGCCAACAGGCGGATCGAAGCCGCCCAAAGCCATCGGCGCCACGTGATCGACGCGCTGCGTCAGTTCCAGAGCCATCGGCAGGCGGGCGCCGTCGTCCTGGTCGACGAACCGGACCACCGCGGCCGCGTCGCCGCGACCCGTGCCGCGATGGACGCCGGCGCCGAATGGATTCTGCAGGCGTCGCTCCCGACCGATGCGCAGCGTGGTCGCCGCGGGCACGCCGAAGCGCTCGTCCGTCAGGGAGACGGCTACGTCCCGATCATCATCGTGAACCACCGCGTCACCACGCCGATCGCCGAACCGCGCGAGGGGGAGACGCCGTCGCTGCAGACCAGCCCGCTGTCGGGGTGGGAGCCGGCACCCGACCCGACGCGCTCGTTCCGCAGTCAGCGCCGCGACGTGATGCGCCTGGCGCAGCTCGCCGCCATGCTCGACGACCTCGGCCGCCTCCACGCGCCACGTGACGAGGCGCTCGGCGGGTTGATCGGACTCGACGCCGACTGCATCGTCGCCATCCCACTCGGCGAGGTCGCCGACGACTACGACGCGATCTTCACGCGCCGTCGCGCCATCGCCGAGGGACTGATCCCGACCGCGCCGCGCAAGGTCAGCGAATGCCGCAGCTGCCACTGGTGGCCCCGCTGCGAAGCCGAACTCGTCCAGCAGCGCGACGTGAGCCTCGTCGTCGGAGGCAATCAAGGGACCGTCCTGCGTGACATCGGCGTCGTCACCATCGACCAGCTCGCCGACTATCGCGGTCGCGAACCCGAGGACTGGGTCGGTTCCACCAAGTTCCCGGACACCATCGTGTCCGCGAAGTCGTGGGTCCGCGACATCCCCCTCGTCCGCCGCCGCGAGCGCCCGCGCGTGCGGCGCGCCGACGTCGAGGTGGACGTCGACATGGAGAGCTTCTCGGAACGGGGCGCCTACCTGTGGGGCACCCTCCTGACCGACAACACGAACCCGGAGCGGCCCGTCGTGTACCGACCGTTCGTGACGTGGGATCCGCTGCCGACCCGCGACGAGGGACGGTCGTTCGCGGAGTTCTGGGCGTGGCTGATGTCCGAACGGAATGCGGCGCATCAGGCGGGGAAGACGTTCGCCGCCTACTGCTACTCCCAGCACGCCGAGAACCGCTGGCTGCGGGGGAGCGCCGACCGGTTCGGCGACATGCCGGGCGTCCCGTCACGCAAGACGGTCGACGCGTTCATCGCGTCCGACGAGTGGGTCGATATCTTCGAGGCCGTCGGCGACAACTTCGTCTGCCCGCGCGGCAAGGGGCTCAAGCGGATCGCCCCGGTCGCCGGCTTCGGGTGGCGCGACGACGAGGCGGGCGGCGAGGCGTCGATGGAGTGGTACGCCGCGGCCGTCGCCCTGGACGGCGCCGAGCTGGACCTCAGCCAGCGCGACCGCCTGCTGGAGTACAACGAGGACGACGTGCAGGCGACCAAGGTGTTGCGCGAATGGATCGCGGGCGACGACGTGCTGCGGCTGCCGTTGGCGGCTGATCTGCTCGCGGAGAATTCCGGAGCGTAG
- a CDS encoding cutinase family protein: MLRRILVLLSCLALAAVGLTVGGASTGTAPAAAAPKCADVHVLFARGTVEAAPPLGLTGIAFQNSLRNRLRGKTVRVEAVQYAASSDFREKLKFAESFVKGVEYAQRRMTSIAATCPDTKIVLGGYSQGAALAGYAISSQIKVPQKYSQYRAYLPKPLSADVAKHVAAVVEFAPPSKRFIREAGAPAITPQAAYRGKTARYCMQGDTICNGAPLGGPNALHLLYSVNGMTDQAAGYVARRV; the protein is encoded by the coding sequence ATGCTCCGCCGAATCCTGGTCCTTCTGTCCTGTCTCGCACTCGCGGCTGTCGGCCTGACGGTCGGCGGCGCGTCCACCGGCACGGCGCCCGCCGCAGCAGCGCCGAAGTGCGCCGACGTGCACGTGCTGTTCGCGCGAGGCACCGTCGAGGCGGCACCGCCGCTCGGACTCACCGGGATCGCGTTCCAGAACTCACTGCGTAACCGTTTGCGCGGCAAGACTGTTCGCGTCGAGGCCGTGCAGTATGCAGCGAGCTCCGACTTCCGGGAGAAGCTCAAGTTCGCCGAGTCCTTCGTCAAGGGCGTCGAGTACGCGCAGCGCCGGATGACGTCGATCGCCGCCACCTGCCCGGACACCAAGATCGTCCTCGGCGGCTACTCGCAGGGTGCGGCGCTGGCGGGTTACGCGATCAGCTCGCAGATCAAGGTTCCGCAGAAGTACTCGCAGTACCGCGCCTACCTCCCGAAGCCGCTGTCGGCCGACGTCGCGAAGCACGTCGCGGCGGTCGTCGAATTCGCACCGCCGTCGAAGCGGTTCATCCGCGAGGCCGGCGCCCCCGCCATCACCCCGCAGGCCGCCTACCGCGGCAAGACCGCCCGCTACTGCATGCAGGGCGACACCATCTGCAACGGCGCCCCGCTCGGCGGCCCCAACGCCCTGCACCTGCTGTACTCGGTGAACGGTATGACCGACCAGGCCGCCGGGTACGTCGCGCGACGGGTCTGA
- a CDS encoding TMEM165/GDT1 family protein: MFAALMLSFGVIFVAELGDKSQLMAMTYALRYRWWVVLSAILTATTLVHAASVFFGHFLGLSIPTDLMAILSGLSMLAFGLWTLRGDELDDEEAARAKRVGASVFFAVMSSFTLAELGDKTMLATITLATNNDWVGVWIGSTIGMVAADALAIAVGRLLGRHLPERSIALGAAALFFAFAAWLLYEGLSGASALTIGITVPAAVLITAAGAVWIRATHRRRRAEAALAIDAAAPGADIEESPSHA, from the coding sequence ATGTTCGCCGCCCTGATGTTGAGCTTCGGCGTGATCTTCGTCGCCGAGCTGGGAGACAAGTCCCAGCTGATGGCCATGACGTACGCGCTGCGCTACCGGTGGTGGGTGGTCCTGAGCGCCATCCTGACCGCCACCACGCTGGTGCACGCAGCCTCCGTCTTCTTCGGGCACTTCCTCGGTCTGTCGATCCCCACCGACCTGATGGCGATCCTCTCCGGCCTGTCGATGCTGGCGTTCGGTCTGTGGACACTCCGCGGCGACGAGCTCGACGACGAGGAGGCCGCTCGCGCGAAGCGAGTCGGTGCGTCGGTCTTCTTCGCGGTGATGAGCTCGTTCACCCTCGCCGAACTCGGCGACAAGACGATGCTCGCGACCATCACGCTGGCGACCAACAACGACTGGGTCGGCGTCTGGATCGGCTCGACCATCGGCATGGTCGCCGCGGACGCACTCGCCATCGCCGTCGGCCGCCTGCTCGGCAGGCACCTCCCGGAACGCTCCATCGCGCTCGGTGCCGCGGCCCTGTTCTTCGCCTTCGCGGCCTGGCTCCTCTACGAGGGACTGTCCGGCGCATCGGCCCTCACCATCGGCATCACCGTCCCGGCCGCAGTCCTGATCACCGCCGCGGGCGCCGTGTGGATCCGCGCGACGCACCGTCGCCGTCGCGCTGAGGCCGCCCTCGCCATCGACGCCGCTGCTCCGGGCGCCGATATCGAGGAATCCCCCAGCCACGCCTGA
- a CDS encoding energy-coupling factor transporter transmembrane component T family protein, translating into MQIPMLRQIPGDSPVHRMWAGSKLIIIFSLGLMTWVLPSWPSLAFVTVCLLIFVLAAKIPLGALPRPPWWFWALMAVSVVWSWIARGVDGGTTTLRGIVLGLVVVAMSVLVIWTTPMADLAPALARLMSPLRILRLPVDEWAVTIALALRALPLLVEEMRLLWAAHRLRPRSNADSGHPSAELSVLDIVVAAMSSAMRRSSEMAEAITARGGTGRLTAYQSRPGRIDAVVLSLFFAACAAAITVSVIYL; encoded by the coding sequence ATGCAGATCCCGATGCTCCGGCAGATTCCCGGAGACTCGCCGGTCCACCGGATGTGGGCGGGCAGCAAGCTGATCATCATCTTCTCGCTGGGCCTGATGACGTGGGTCCTGCCGTCGTGGCCGAGCCTGGCCTTCGTGACCGTCTGCCTGCTGATCTTCGTGCTCGCGGCCAAGATTCCGCTGGGTGCGCTCCCCAGGCCGCCGTGGTGGTTCTGGGCGCTGATGGCGGTGTCGGTGGTGTGGTCGTGGATCGCGCGCGGCGTCGACGGCGGTACCACCACGCTGCGCGGCATCGTGCTGGGCCTGGTGGTCGTGGCGATGTCGGTCCTGGTCATCTGGACCACGCCGATGGCCGACCTCGCGCCCGCGCTCGCCCGATTGATGTCGCCGTTGCGGATCCTGCGACTGCCCGTCGACGAGTGGGCCGTCACCATCGCTCTCGCCCTCCGCGCGCTGCCGCTGCTGGTGGAGGAGATGCGGCTGCTGTGGGCGGCGCACCGATTGCGTCCGCGGTCGAACGCCGACTCCGGACATCCGTCGGCCGAACTGTCGGTCCTCGACATCGTGGTCGCCGCGATGTCGTCGGCCATGCGTCGCAGTTCGGAGATGGCGGAGGCGATCACGGCCCGCGGCGGCACCGGTCGCCTGACCGCGTACCAGTCGCGGCCGGGGCGGATCGACGCGGTCGTGCTCAGCCTGTTCTTCGCGGCGTGCGCCGCGGCGATCACCGTCAGCGTGATCTACCTGTAG
- a CDS encoding SDR family oxidoreductase has translation MDVTGSAVIVTGAASGLGAATAKRFAADGATVFGIDLAPSIEKAEAVGNVELVAADVTSEDQVQAVIDRIVEAGLPLRAAVNCAGVGWASRILGKEGPHDLDLFRKVLEINTVGTFNVMRLAANRMQHESTVNDDGGRGVIINTASVAAFEGQIGQIAYTASKGAVHAMTISAARDLARAGVRVCTIAPGTINTPMLAGVTDEFKKTLEAGIPFPQRLGEPSEYADLAAFIVSHDYLNGETIRMDGALRMAPR, from the coding sequence ATGGACGTCACCGGCTCCGCCGTCATCGTCACCGGCGCCGCCTCCGGCCTCGGTGCCGCCACCGCCAAGCGCTTCGCCGCCGACGGCGCCACCGTCTTCGGCATCGACCTCGCACCGTCCATCGAGAAGGCCGAGGCCGTCGGCAACGTCGAGCTGGTCGCCGCCGACGTGACCAGCGAAGATCAGGTCCAGGCCGTCATCGATCGCATCGTCGAGGCCGGGCTTCCGCTCCGCGCCGCCGTGAACTGCGCGGGTGTCGGCTGGGCCTCGCGCATCCTCGGCAAGGAGGGTCCGCACGACCTCGATCTGTTCCGCAAGGTCCTCGAGATCAACACCGTCGGCACGTTCAACGTGATGCGTCTGGCCGCCAACCGCATGCAGCACGAGTCGACCGTCAACGACGACGGCGGGCGCGGCGTCATCATCAACACCGCCTCGGTCGCGGCCTTCGAGGGGCAGATCGGTCAGATCGCCTACACCGCCTCGAAGGGCGCCGTCCACGCCATGACGATCTCCGCGGCCCGTGACCTCGCACGCGCAGGCGTCCGCGTCTGCACCATCGCCCCCGGCACCATCAACACCCCGATGCTCGCCGGCGTCACCGACGAGTTCAAGAAGACCCTCGAGGCCGGCATCCCGTTCCCGCAGCGCCTCGGCGAGCCCTCCGAGTACGCCGACCTGGCCGCCTTCATCGTCTCCCACGACTACCTCAACGGCGAGACCATCCGCATGGACGGCGCGCTCCGCATGGCGCCGCGCTGA
- a CDS encoding dihydrofolate reductase family protein, translating into MTGYIYYTASTLDGYLADPDDSLDWLLTQPIDEDGPFSIADLMARTGTVAMGATTYEWLLRHQGDEPWPYAEQRTFVFTHRDLQPVHPSITVIEGTPAQHRQLLEDAARGRDVWVVGGGDLAAQFAAAGMLDEMVISYAPVVLGAGRPLFTGRYDFELLETAHNQAFLIGRYRLVGPRE; encoded by the coding sequence GTGACCGGCTACATCTACTACACCGCGTCCACGCTCGACGGCTATCTGGCCGACCCGGACGACTCCCTCGACTGGCTGTTGACGCAGCCGATCGACGAGGACGGGCCGTTCTCGATCGCCGACCTGATGGCGAGGACCGGGACCGTCGCCATGGGCGCCACCACCTACGAGTGGCTCCTGCGCCACCAGGGCGACGAGCCGTGGCCGTACGCGGAGCAGCGGACCTTCGTCTTCACCCACCGCGACCTGCAGCCGGTGCACCCGAGCATCACCGTCATCGAAGGGACGCCGGCGCAGCATCGGCAGCTCCTCGAGGACGCGGCTCGCGGGCGTGACGTGTGGGTGGTCGGCGGCGGCGACCTGGCGGCGCAGTTCGCGGCCGCCGGAATGCTCGACGAGATGGTGATCTCCTACGCGCCTGTGGTCCTCGGCGCGGGGCGCCCGCTGTTCACCGGCCGCTACGACTTCGAGCTCCTCGAGACGGCGCACAATCAGGCCTTTCTCATCGGTCGCTATCGGCTCGTCGGACCGCGGGAGTGA
- a CDS encoding ABZJ_00895 family protein: protein MNWKKYGGGYLLALIVVTVLYYLIDMLLGGDSSNTSMMLVAPVVAAIYPTSAFVKDHRRVPDSQERWQLLGLCFGIFVAVQLIQIGVVTVIFADQVGEFFDSLDGGLLAIVMLVTLLLEFALMWLLFRFYPGYQLKSMIKAEERKAAKGR, encoded by the coding sequence ATGAACTGGAAGAAGTACGGCGGCGGCTATCTGCTGGCGCTGATCGTGGTGACGGTGCTGTACTACCTGATCGACATGCTGCTGGGCGGTGACAGCTCGAACACGTCGATGATGCTGGTCGCGCCCGTCGTCGCGGCCATCTATCCGACGTCGGCGTTCGTCAAGGACCACCGACGCGTACCGGACTCACAGGAGCGGTGGCAGTTGCTGGGTCTGTGCTTCGGGATCTTCGTCGCGGTGCAGCTGATTCAGATCGGCGTCGTCACGGTGATCTTCGCGGACCAGGTGGGGGAGTTCTTCGACTCGCTGGACGGCGGGCTCCTGGCGATCGTGATGCTGGTGACCCTGCTGCTGGAGTTCGCGCTGATGTGGCTGCTGTTCCGCTTCTACCCGGGATACCAGCTCAAGTCGATGATCAAGGCCGAGGAGCGCAAGGCGGCCAAGGGCCGATGA
- a CDS encoding DUF6474 family protein codes for MGLFSSMGAKRAQRKADAKIRKAEEKVIRTRAKVQAEAESRETRKAAKRLLKDEHKYSKLAHKQDRKTIKATGKAQEKVAAAEAKTIAEQAKADAEKAFFTPTKMKRYMTVARMVAPVVVPIAYRAAINARSQVTAVQAHRAGVPASLLTQYGGPSATLRARIAACQDTAAQVGEIEKSAEGQQFVATMNSRLDNLKIAADAADTMPPQQRKNAQRAIDNELTAIDNDLLARLNVNPANVG; via the coding sequence ATGGGACTGTTCTCATCCATGGGCGCGAAACGAGCCCAGCGCAAGGCCGACGCCAAGATCCGCAAGGCCGAGGAGAAAGTGATCCGGACCAGGGCGAAAGTCCAGGCCGAGGCCGAATCCCGCGAGACCCGCAAGGCCGCGAAACGCCTCCTCAAGGACGAGCACAAGTACAGCAAGCTCGCCCACAAGCAGGACCGCAAGACCATCAAGGCCACGGGCAAGGCGCAGGAGAAGGTCGCCGCCGCCGAGGCGAAGACGATCGCGGAGCAGGCGAAGGCCGACGCTGAGAAGGCCTTCTTCACGCCGACCAAGATGAAGCGGTACATGACCGTCGCGCGCATGGTCGCGCCCGTCGTCGTGCCGATCGCCTACCGCGCGGCCATCAACGCACGCAGCCAGGTGACCGCCGTTCAGGCGCATCGCGCCGGCGTCCCGGCCTCCCTCCTGACCCAGTACGGCGGCCCCAGTGCCACGCTCCGCGCCCGCATCGCCGCCTGCCAGGACACGGCCGCACAGGTCGGTGAGATCGAGAAGTCGGCCGAGGGCCAGCAGTTCGTCGCGACCATGAACTCGCGGCTCGACAACCTGAAGATCGCCGCCGACGCCGCCGACACGATGCCGCCGCAGCAGCGGAAGAACGCCCAGCGCGCCATCGACAACGAGCTCACCGCCATCGACAACGATCTGCTGGCTCGCCTCAATGTGAACCCCGCAAATGTAGGCTGA